AGGTGTCAGTTCCGCCATAGATGTGTTCTTAACAACCATCGCCACAACATCACCCTTTCTTTGTACCATTCCCAGTACTGGTGTCTTGCATTTAGAAGAACGACCTTGAGAACCTTTAACTTTCTTATTTGCATGGCGGTTCTTGCTTTTGCCACCAATATACGTCTCATCTGCCTCAACCTCAACACTTAACCTATTTGTGTTTTTGCAATCCATACAGAAACGTATCTTTTGAAGTAATAACCATGCCGTTTTTTGGGTCACGTTTATATTCTTTGCTAGTTGCAGTGATGAAATACCTTTCTTATTGGAAAGTATCAACCATATGGCGGTGAACCATTTTCTTAGAGGAAGTTTGGTGTTCTCAAATATGGTTGATGTCTTTACATTGAATTTATTTTGGGTGTTCTTACACATATACTTATGGTTACTCAATTTATACACTTTAGATGTACGGTCAAATGGTGATACAACACCATCTTTCCAACGAAGATTTTCTAAATACTCAATACATGAACGTTCATCAGGAAGTGCATCTAAAAGATCTAATAATGAATTGAAGGATTTTATATCTACCATAACAATCTAATATTTACCTAAATATAATGATTATATTTCTAAAAAACAAATGTTTTTGAATAAAAATAAGTGGTATATTTACGGAAATTAAAATTCAACTTTATGAAAGCAATAGAAATAAAATGTGATAAATGTGGAATTCAAAAAGCAATATTGTTACCAAATGATTTTGCTTTTTGTCTAAAATGTCAAAAACTAGTTGCACTAGGAGGTCTTGATCAATCACCAATACAAAGTCCTTCTAAATGTTCTTTTTTTAATTCTTCTAATGAAGAATTGTAAATTCTATCAAGTTCATTTTCTAGTTCTTTGTCTTTATATATATAAGATAAAATCTCATAACCACTTTCTCTACTAGGACACTTTTCTTTAAACTCTAAACGAGTAACATATTTTGCTGTATATATTTTCATTTCTTTTTACTGTTAAGATGTATATAGTCACCTATTTTTATTCGTCTTTGCGCAAATAATGCATATTGCATTTTGACCCGGTTATGGGATAAGTCCCGCATTCAAGATGATGACGATACAAAACCAAAGTGAAATTCTGTAGAAAAACGATGAGGAATGGTCCTTGCGTTCTCGTACAATTTATCGTATGGAAAATAAAATTGAAATAATAATTATCTTTGAAGGGGTGATCATCAATTTTATGGAATGCGTAAAATAAATATCCGGATCATTTTTATTATTTATAATAGATTGATGTATTTACAATTAACACATTTGATTGCATATATTTAAAAGTTGTGTTCAAGCGGTGGACAGAGCGGTGGACAAATTCGCAAAAAATGACATAGTTGTCAGTAATTGTAATATAGATGGTAATAAATGTAGTTCTATGAAAAGTTGTAGTATTTTAAAAAGTCACTTTCCGATAAAAATAAACTGTTTCATTGTCTTATTTTTGTCATTCGCATTAGTTTGCAGTGCTCAATCCAAATGGAAAGAAGACGTTGCCTTTCTAAAAAACGAGTTGCCCAAAAAACATGTAAACTTTTTCTTTCAACTTGAACAGAAAAAATTTGAGACGGAGTTAGATGCCTTATCACTGAAAATTGATGAAATGAATGATGTTGATATTGCCCTTTCTCTTCAGAAGATTATCGCAAAAGCAGGAGACTCTCACACAATCGTAAGATATCGACAATTATTGGACGATAATAAACGTTTGCCGTTACAGTTTTACTGGTTTGATGACGGGATATATGTCCTGTCCACCACGAAGAGGTACGAACATTTGTTGGGTAGTCGGCTGGAAGGAATAGAAAATCATCCAACCCCTGAAATTACTGATAGTTTAGCCACACTGATAACTTGCGATAATAATTCTTGGATTAAACATAATGTACCCGGAATTATATCCGATACTCAAGTTTTATCCTATTTTGGATTTATTCAAAGCAATTCATCATCTATACTTATCTCATTCACAGATATTAACGGGAAAAAATTACAGGAAAATTTTGTTATTGGCGAAAAGACGGACAATTTGATTGACTTAATAACAAAAGAAACGCCCTTATTCAGGCAAAATCCCGATAAATTCTTTTGGGACTGTTACTTTGACAATGGAATTTATTACGTACAGTATAATGTCTGCATGTCAAAAGACGTGATTACTGATGCGATTGCTGAATACGGCAAAGAATACGTCCTTTCTGCATTGGGTATATCGGAAACGGAGTTGGAACGTGAATTGGAACGCATACCTTCATTCAAGGATTTGACCGAGAAAATTTTTTCAGTTGCCAATGAAAAACCTGTAAAACGTTTTGTATTTGACATGCGTTTAAATGGTGGCGGAAGTTCGGATATAGGGGATAATTTCATACAACTGCTAAAAAAGAATGAAATGCTTAATAAAAAAGGAGTTCTATACGTAATCATAGGACGCAATACTTTTTCTTCGGCAATGATCAATACGATGAATTTCATAAATCAAACCGAAGCCATAACAATTGGCGAAGAAACCGGAGCAATGCCCAATCATTATGGACAGGTAGAATCATTTAAACTTCCCAATTCTGGTATAATCATTCAATATTCAACCAAATATTTTCGCTACGCAACGGAAAATTTGAATACAATAACCCCTAATATCAAGGTGGAATACAACTTTGATGATTATTTGAACGGAATAGACCCTGCAATGAATGCGATTTTGAATGATAATTAAACAATGCCTGACACACAACGAGGCGGTTTACTCCAATTAATAATGAAACAACAAATGTCATGAAAAATCTAAAACTATTAGTATTGGGATTATTTCTATCAAATCTTACTTTTGGACAAGTAGTGAAAATCCAAACAGGAACAACATTTTCAAAACTCGATTGGGTAATTGGTAATTCTGCATTTGCACTTTTCAATGAAACATTGGTAGGCTATTCAATCTTTGCAGGCATGGATTATTTTGAAAAGAAATATTTCAATCTGTCGAGTAATTTAGGATTTATACAAAAGGGTGGTAAAGAAACACACTCTTTAAGAAATGAATCCGGAGATTTTTTAAAAAAAACAATCAATGCAAAATTGGATTACATCACAATAAATACAGTATTGGATATAAAGTATCCGATTAAGAATAACATATCTCCTTTTATCAGTTTTGGTCCTCGATTTGATTACTTGATAAACTATGATGAAGTATTTGATGGACTAAATGAAATGGATGCCTTAAAGAAATATAGCATAGGGCTGATTTTGGGCGGAGGACTTAAATATGATTTATCAAAAATTCAAATTGGGCTTCGAGCTGATTATTACCTGAATTTTCATAAAATAACTGATATTCCAACACAACTACCAGAGAACTTAGGGTGTAAAATAAATGATAAGACAGTAATTTTAAATTTGATAATTGGCTTTAGATTATGAAGATTACTGGTGTCCGGAGTCTACTTGCTTAATATACCGGACTCTACTGCGGTATCGCGTTCTTTTTTCAAACGCTCCTTTTCGTTCTTGTAATCCGCTTTCAAAGCTTTTAGTTTCAGCTTCATTTCATCTTCGGACAACGGACTTTTTTCGATCATTTTTATGTCCTTTTCATAGTTCTGTTCCAATAACTTTAACCGGATGTCATAATCGTCTTTAATGATATCACGCAATCCTTCCCCATCGTCCATGTTTCCGTAATGGCTTTCCCATGTTTTAATCTGGTTTTCGGTTAAAATCTGTCTGATGGCGGTTTTATGCTCCAATGCCAAGGCACGTTTTTTCTGTCCCTTTTCATATCCCGGGATATTGCTCCTACCGATGGCTTCGAATTTTGGGCCTACATCCCTATTCAGCTTTTTGATTTTTGTGATCTGTTCCGCTGACAGATTTAATGCTTTTCCCGTTTCATTTTTATCGGAAAAATCTGATTGTATGTCCTGTGCGTGTAAGAATGAAACGGATATAAATAAAATGAATACAAAAAATATCTTTTTCATCGATCTTTATTTTTTAAATAAAAATGAATAACATAAAAAACTATGATACAAGTTTAAATAATAAAGTTGTAGAAATTCTGTAGAAGGAAACCGCGCGATTGCATCGTGTGGAAAATAAACAAGCCACACTACGGAATCGTGCAGACCATAGGAGTTTCATTTTTTAAAAGAATGGTTTTCCTGTCAATAATAAGATTCCTTTTATTCAGGAATAATTATCTTTGAGGAAGTGATATAAAATCAAAAAATGAAGTATGCCGGCTAAAAACATAGAAAATGCCAAAGTACACCTGGTTTTGGGTAGCGGAGGAGCAAGAGGTATCGCCCACATTGGAGTAATAAACGAATTGAAACGCCTGAACTGCGAAATTGTCAGTGTTTCAGGTTGCTCGATGGGCGCGGTTGTGGGTGGAATTTATTGCACGGGAAAATTGGACCAGTTTACCGAGTGGCTGTTGACGTTAAGGAAAAAAGACGTTTTATCGCTGATGGATTTCACATTATCGAGCGCAGGGTTGATGAAAGGCAAAAAAATATTGCAGGTAATCGAAGATCTTATCGGCACATACAATATCGAAGAACTGGATATTCCCTTTACGGCAGTTGCCACCGATTTATCGAACAGGAAAGAAGTGCACTACGAAACAGGAAATCTGTACAAGGCAATAAGGGCGTCTATCGGCATCCCGACGATCTTTACACCATTGATAGACGGCGATAAACTGCTGATAGACGGCGGAATTGTAAACCCGGTGCCGCTCTCAATCGTAAAAAAGAATAGCGACGACGAAATCGTTATTGCCGTTAATTTGTGTGCAAAGCTTAAAACCAATCCATTCCGCATGAAAAAGAATGAACCTCTTATCAACACCAAATATTTCGGATTTTATAAAAATACAAAGAACGTAATATCTTCAGATTGGTTGAAACGTAACGACATAGAGCCACAACTCGAAGTTCCGAATGTCATCAGTGTCCTGTCTCAGAGTATCGACCTGATGCAGGAGCAGATCATCCACGAAACAGTCAATGCTTACAAGCCCGACGTGTTGGTAAACATCAGGCGTGATTTTGTCAGAACAATGGATTTTCATCTGGGAGACAAACTGATAAAAGAAGGTGTCAGGGCTTTTACCGATGCGCTATCAACCACTGATATCAACGAAAATGAGAAAGAAGACTGATCAAAAGGCCACTTTTTACAATATCCTGCATATATATGCCACTTTTATTTTCCGGCGCTGGTTCCGTACCATCGAGATCAACGGAAAAGAAAATGTTCCGGAAGATGCATCCGTAATATTTGCCCCCAATCATCAAAATGCATTGATGGACGCCATGTCGCTTCTTTCGTCGTTGCCCAAACCGATTGTGTTTATGGCCCGTTCCGACTTGTTCAGGAAAAAGGCAATAGATAAAATTTTGCGGTCACTGAATATCATTCCGGCATACCGAATGAGGGAAGGGTATGGAAACCTGAAAAAAAATGAAAATTCCTTTGAGCATGCCATCCGCATGCTGTTGGATAAAAACTTCTTTTGCCTGATGCCCGAAGGCGGACAGGAAGAAACCAGAACGC
The window above is part of the Bacteroidales bacterium genome. Proteins encoded here:
- a CDS encoding IS1595 family transposase; translation: MVDIKSFNSLLDLLDALPDERSCIEYLENLRWKDGVVSPFDRTSKVYKLSNHKYMCKNTQNKFNVKTSTIFENTKLPLRKWFTAIWLILSNKKGISSLQLAKNINVTQKTAWLLLQKIRFCMDCKNTNRLSVEVEADETYIGGKSKNRHANKKVKGSQGRSSKCKTPVLGMVQRKGDVVAMVVKNTSMAELTP
- a CDS encoding PorT family protein is translated as MKNLKLLVLGLFLSNLTFGQVVKIQTGTTFSKLDWVIGNSAFALFNETLVGYSIFAGMDYFEKKYFNLSSNLGFIQKGGKETHSLRNESGDFLKKTINAKLDYITINTVLDIKYPIKNNISPFISFGPRFDYLINYDEVFDGLNEMDALKKYSIGLILGGGLKYDLSKIQIGLRADYYLNFHKITDIPTQLPENLGCKINDKTVILNLIIGFRL
- a CDS encoding patatin-like phospholipase family protein, which produces MPAKNIENAKVHLVLGSGGARGIAHIGVINELKRLNCEIVSVSGCSMGAVVGGIYCTGKLDQFTEWLLTLRKKDVLSLMDFTLSSAGLMKGKKILQVIEDLIGTYNIEELDIPFTAVATDLSNRKEVHYETGNLYKAIRASIGIPTIFTPLIDGDKLLIDGGIVNPVPLSIVKKNSDDEIVIAVNLCAKLKTNPFRMKKNEPLINTKYFGFYKNTKNVISSDWLKRNDIEPQLEVPNVISVLSQSIDLMQEQIIHETVNAYKPDVLVNIRRDFVRTMDFHLGDKLIKEGVRAFTDALSTTDINENEKED